In Candidatus Micrarchaeota archaeon, the genomic stretch GGATGGAGCTACCACTGCGTATCAACCACCTCGCTCCGGAACACCGACGGAACCGGCTGGATACCCGTGAACTTCACCCAAATCTCCACGGGCTCCCCGATCCCCGTCCTGCCCGTGGATCCCGTAGACTCCAAGGACTACTACTACGCCTACGCCGTGGGAACCTCCTCCGTCTACGAGATAACCTCCTCCTTCGAGTCCGACAAGTACCAGAGCAGGGCCGCAGGCTCGGGAAACACGGATCCCACCACCTACGCCGTAGGCAACAACCTTTCCCTAACCCCCTTCATACACGGACTTGTGGGAGCTTGGAATTTTAACGACGCCTCCGGAGGATTAAATTCCACAACCGCCGATCTATCCGGATGGGAAAATAACGGTACCCTACTAGACGCCACCTCTACCGGAACGGGGCCGACTTATACAACCTCGGGATGCCTGAGCGGCGGATGCTTGTCGTTTGATGGAGCAGACGATTTTGTGAGAGTTTTGAACAACGTTTCCATTAACCCGAACGCCAGCAATTTCACTGTCAACGTCTGGTTTTACGCCAATAGCGTCAGCGCTGGTATTCTGTACAACAAGGAAAATTTGTATGAGGCCGAAGTGTCTTCGGAGTGCGGTCAGAACGGATGTTATGCTTGGCAGCCCAACTGGGCGTGGGATGGGCAGAATTTTAACGCGACAACGGGTGTGTGGACGATGATGACCATCGTTTATGACCACTCTAACCAGTATCTCTATAAAAACGGTGCGCTGGTATATTCCCGTTCGCAGACGGGAAATATGGGGAGCGACACGAACAATCTGACTTTTGCCGCCAGGAGCGACGGAGCAAGTGTTTTCTATAACGGCCTGCTTGACGATGTAAGCATGTATGATACCGCTCTAACTCCATCCCAGGTGCGGGCCATTTATAACGCGGAAAAA encodes the following:
- a CDS encoding prepilin-type N-terminal cleavage/methylation domain-containing protein — protein: SFTLIELLIVIAIIGILASVVVLILNPSQLLSQSRDSRRIQDLSNVNNAIGIYLSEGNTSMGSGNTVYVSIPDSSSTCGSPTGSDLSLPTIPGGWSYHCVSTTSLRNTDGTGWIPVNFTQISTGSPIPVLPVDPVDSKDYYYAYAVGTSSVYEITSSFESDKYQSRAAGSGNTDPTTYAVGNNLSLTPFIHGLVGAWNFNDASGGLNSTTADLSGWENNGTLLDATSTGTGPTYTTSGCLSGGCLSFDGADDFVRVLNNVSINPNASNFTVNVWFYANSVSAGILYNKENLYEAEVSSECGQNGCYAWQPNWAWDGQNFNATTGVWTMMTIVYDHSNQYLYKNGALVYSRSQTGNMGSDTNNLTFAARSDGASVFYNGLLDDVSMYDTALTPSQVRAIYNAEKTQ